In the genome of Vanacampus margaritifer isolate UIUO_Vmar chromosome 1, RoL_Vmar_1.0, whole genome shotgun sequence, one region contains:
- the LOC144052371 gene encoding C-type mannose receptor 2-like isoform X3, protein MRTRTPAALLMLVLFCAVSPADGRSTCDMANGWDRHGSSCYKKMKAFNGWLGARHHCVWEGGDLVSLTSADQETFVKEQMGYDTLFWIGLSNLKCDRAWCQYEAGRETLTWSNARVTATYANWDGGHVGSTSPDSSKAESCAYILNGRWRRGPCTFRLTYMCERSLNDCPDGRMCSYKDYGYGYNRVDTFDCDAGGFLYGDSCYYVGDSDKTWQASEDFCQAQKGHLASVHSEHEAKFLADHIGLYHTIGLRRNINNSMYEWSDGTPTDWIRWLFDNHGYKREDCVSLSYSGQFVDFKCNYNSFICKKGWSDKCGWWWVDNPSNDFCYLMGRKPIKTWKEARDECVRRQGDLLSITDSHEQAFIQGLLAFLPRAPSLWLGAYVTIAEDGGKWTDGSPLSYVHLNADNPGDPPGGRCLSLLTANGRWKVDDCQKKSGYICKRRGKGKTPEPPRPHDGFMERLVCQNSPPNLWCLGEDQDERVIRIQSAFYGRRSGSVCPAVGGSNGSCTVEGVLSHYRRHCDKRRKCHIALLKETTCPAVSKYLEMVYSCEQKVCLDSLGVANRSIADWQFKASSSMSAFTPEKARLNGKSCWKPSEDANGSWIQVELDDMRKVTGIVTEGCSEYWGFKLEMKLSVDGRTWATHPDGQFIGGGTRVFGTPVSTKYIRILPLEVGVDFGLRFDILGCALDDAAACGRKFNSLHFTNWKIFHCPPECANANHKVFGTLIYDEDPTTVSASPRTAWPCREGLEDGSRCPARKSTASCARWPQRIME, encoded by the exons ATGAGGACGAGGACGCCGGCCGCGCTCCTGATGCTCGTCTTGTTTTGTGCAG TGTCACCAGCCGATGGGAGGTCAACATGTGATATGGCCAACGGGTGGGACCGGCACGGCTCCAGCTGCTACAAGAAGATGAAGGCCTTCAACGGTTGGCTGGGGGCCCGTCACCACTGCGTCTGGGAAGGCGGCGACCTGGTCTCCCTCACCTCGGCGGACCAGGAAACCTTCGTCAAGGAGCAAATGGGCTACGACACGCTGTTCTGGATCGGACTCTCCAATCTG AAATGCGACAGGGCCTGGTGTCAATATGAAGCGGGAAGAGAGACTCTGACGTGGTCCAACGCCCGCGTAACGGCGACCTACGCCAACTGGGACGGAGGTCATGTCGGAAG CACTTCTCCCGACAGCTCCAAAGCTGAGTCCTGCGCGTACATCCTCAATGGCAGGTGGAGACGCGGCCCGTGCACATTCCGGTTGACGTACATGTGCGAGCGGTCGCTGAACG ACTGCCCGGACGGACGGATGTGTTCCTACAAAGACTACGGTTACGGTTACAATCGAGTGGACA CTTTCGACTGCGACGCTGGCGGCTTCCTGTACGGTGACTCTTGCTATTATGTTGGGGACTCGGACAAAACTTGGCAGGCATCTGAGGACTTTTGCCAAGCACAGAAAGGTCACCTGGCCAGTGTCCACTCAGAGCATGAGGCTAAATTCTTGGCTG ATCACATTGGACTATACCATACCATAGGACTCCGTAGGAACATCAACAACAGCATGTATGAGTGGAGTGACGGAACACCTACA GACTGGATACGTTGGCTTTTTGACAATCACGGATACAAGCGGGAGGATTGCGTATCGCTAAGTTATAGTGGACAATTTGTGGACTTCAAATGCAACTACAATTCATTCATCTGTAAAAAAG GCTGGAGTGACAAGTGTGGCTGGTGGTGGGTGGACAACCCCTCCAACGACTTCTGCTACCTGATGGGCCGCAAGCCCATCAAGACCTGGAAGGAGGCGCGAGACGAGTGTGTCCGCCGCCAAGGCGACCTGCTCAGCATCACCGACTCACACGAGCAGGCCTTCATACAAG GTCTCTTGGCATTTCTGCCGCGCGCACCCTCTCTGTGGTTGGGCGCATACGTCACCATCGCCGAAGACGGCGGCAAGTGGACTGATGGATCCCCGTTGAGTTACGTCCACTTAAATGCAG ATAATCCTGGTGACCCCCCTGGTGGACGGTGTCTTTCCTTACTCACTGCCAACGGCCGCTGGAAAGTTGACGACTGCCAGAAAAAAAGCGGCTACATCTGCAAGAGAAGAGGAAAAG GAAAAACTCCAGAGCCTCCACGGCCTCATGACG GCTTTATGGAACGCCTTGTATGCCAGAACTCGCCCCCCAACCTCTGGTGTCTGGGTGAAGATCAGGATGAAAGGGTCATCCGCATCCAGTCGGCCTTTTACGGACGAAGGAGTGGATCCGTTTGTCCAGCCGTCGGAGGATCCAACG GGAGCTGCACAGTGGAAGGAGTCCTCTCTCACTACAGGAGACATTGTGACAAGCGGCGCAAGTGCCACATTGCGCTTTTGAAGGAGACGACCTGCCCTGCCGTCTCCAAATACCTGGAGATGGTCTACAGCTGTGAACAGAAGG TGTGTCTTGACAGTCTGGGCGTCGCAAACAGAAGCATCGCAGACTGGCAGTTTAAAGCCTCCTCCTCTATGAGCGCCTTCACCCCCGAGAAAGCCCGCCTGAACGGGAAGTCCTGCTGGAAGCCGTCAGAAGATG CCAACGGCAGCTGGATCCAGGTGGAACTCGATGACATGAGAAAGGTTACGGGGATCGTGACCGAGGGCTGTTCTGAGTACTGGGGCTTCAAACTGGAGATGAAGCTGAGTGTTGATGGGAGAACCTGGGCTACGCACCCGGACGGGCAG TTTATCGGCGGCGGGACTCGCGTCTTCGGCACCCCCGTGTCCACAAAGTACATCCGCATTCTACCGCTGGAGGTGGGTGTTGACTTCGGCCTCCGCTTTGACATCTTAGGATGCGCGCTTGACG ATGCGGCAGCCTGCGGCAGAAAGTTCAACAGCCTCCACTTCACCAATTGGAAGAT CTTCCACTGTCCACCAGAATGTGCCAATGCCAACCACAAAGTCTTTGGAACGTTGATCTACGACGAG GACCCAACAACCGTGTCGGCCTCGCCGAGGACTGCGTGGCCATGTCGCGAAGG ACTGGAAGATGGAAGCAGATGTCCTGCGCGCAAGTCAACGGCTTCATGTGCAAGATGGCCACAGCGCATTATGGAATGA
- the LOC144052371 gene encoding C-type mannose receptor 2-like isoform X1 — protein MRTRTPAALLMLVLFCAVSPADGRSTCDMANGWDRHGSSCYKKMKAFNGWLGARHHCVWEGGDLVSLTSADQETFVKEQMGYDTLFWIGLSNLKCDRAWCQYEAGRETLTWSNARVTATYANWDGGHVGSTSPDSSKAESCAYILNGRWRRGPCTFRLTYMCERSLNDCPDGRMCSYKDYGYGYNRVDTFDCDAGGFLYGDSCYYVGDSDKTWQASEDFCQAQKGHLASVHSEHEAKFLADHIGLYHTIGLRRNINNSMYEWSDGTPTDWIRWLFDNHGYKREDCVSLSYSGQFVDFKCNYNSFICKKENIRRSLLWPPGWSDKCGWWWVDNPSNDFCYLMGRKPIKTWKEARDECVRRQGDLLSITDSHEQAFIQGLLAFLPRAPSLWLGAYVTIAEDGGKWTDGSPLSYVHLNADNPGDPPGGRCLSLLTANGRWKVDDCQKKSGYICKRRGKGKTPEPPRPHDGFMERLVCQNSPPNLWCLGEDQDERVIRIQSAFYGRRSGSVCPAVGGSNGSCTVEGVLSHYRRHCDKRRKCHIALLKETTCPAVSKYLEMVYSCEQKVCLDSLGVANRSIADWQFKASSSMSAFTPEKARLNGKSCWKPSEDANGSWIQVELDDMRKVTGIVTEGCSEYWGFKLEMKLSVDGRTWATHPDGQFIGGGTRVFGTPVSTKYIRILPLEVGVDFGLRFDILGCALDDAAACGRKFNSLHFTNWKIFHCPPECANANHKVFGTLIYDEDPTTVSASPRTAWPCREGLEDGSRCPARKSTASCARWPQRIME, from the exons ATGAGGACGAGGACGCCGGCCGCGCTCCTGATGCTCGTCTTGTTTTGTGCAG TGTCACCAGCCGATGGGAGGTCAACATGTGATATGGCCAACGGGTGGGACCGGCACGGCTCCAGCTGCTACAAGAAGATGAAGGCCTTCAACGGTTGGCTGGGGGCCCGTCACCACTGCGTCTGGGAAGGCGGCGACCTGGTCTCCCTCACCTCGGCGGACCAGGAAACCTTCGTCAAGGAGCAAATGGGCTACGACACGCTGTTCTGGATCGGACTCTCCAATCTG AAATGCGACAGGGCCTGGTGTCAATATGAAGCGGGAAGAGAGACTCTGACGTGGTCCAACGCCCGCGTAACGGCGACCTACGCCAACTGGGACGGAGGTCATGTCGGAAG CACTTCTCCCGACAGCTCCAAAGCTGAGTCCTGCGCGTACATCCTCAATGGCAGGTGGAGACGCGGCCCGTGCACATTCCGGTTGACGTACATGTGCGAGCGGTCGCTGAACG ACTGCCCGGACGGACGGATGTGTTCCTACAAAGACTACGGTTACGGTTACAATCGAGTGGACA CTTTCGACTGCGACGCTGGCGGCTTCCTGTACGGTGACTCTTGCTATTATGTTGGGGACTCGGACAAAACTTGGCAGGCATCTGAGGACTTTTGCCAAGCACAGAAAGGTCACCTGGCCAGTGTCCACTCAGAGCATGAGGCTAAATTCTTGGCTG ATCACATTGGACTATACCATACCATAGGACTCCGTAGGAACATCAACAACAGCATGTATGAGTGGAGTGACGGAACACCTACA GACTGGATACGTTGGCTTTTTGACAATCACGGATACAAGCGGGAGGATTGCGTATCGCTAAGTTATAGTGGACAATTTGTGGACTTCAAATGCAACTACAATTCATTCATCTGTAAAAAAG AAAATATCCGAAGGTCTCTTCTTTGGCCGCCAG GCTGGAGTGACAAGTGTGGCTGGTGGTGGGTGGACAACCCCTCCAACGACTTCTGCTACCTGATGGGCCGCAAGCCCATCAAGACCTGGAAGGAGGCGCGAGACGAGTGTGTCCGCCGCCAAGGCGACCTGCTCAGCATCACCGACTCACACGAGCAGGCCTTCATACAAG GTCTCTTGGCATTTCTGCCGCGCGCACCCTCTCTGTGGTTGGGCGCATACGTCACCATCGCCGAAGACGGCGGCAAGTGGACTGATGGATCCCCGTTGAGTTACGTCCACTTAAATGCAG ATAATCCTGGTGACCCCCCTGGTGGACGGTGTCTTTCCTTACTCACTGCCAACGGCCGCTGGAAAGTTGACGACTGCCAGAAAAAAAGCGGCTACATCTGCAAGAGAAGAGGAAAAG GAAAAACTCCAGAGCCTCCACGGCCTCATGACG GCTTTATGGAACGCCTTGTATGCCAGAACTCGCCCCCCAACCTCTGGTGTCTGGGTGAAGATCAGGATGAAAGGGTCATCCGCATCCAGTCGGCCTTTTACGGACGAAGGAGTGGATCCGTTTGTCCAGCCGTCGGAGGATCCAACG GGAGCTGCACAGTGGAAGGAGTCCTCTCTCACTACAGGAGACATTGTGACAAGCGGCGCAAGTGCCACATTGCGCTTTTGAAGGAGACGACCTGCCCTGCCGTCTCCAAATACCTGGAGATGGTCTACAGCTGTGAACAGAAGG TGTGTCTTGACAGTCTGGGCGTCGCAAACAGAAGCATCGCAGACTGGCAGTTTAAAGCCTCCTCCTCTATGAGCGCCTTCACCCCCGAGAAAGCCCGCCTGAACGGGAAGTCCTGCTGGAAGCCGTCAGAAGATG CCAACGGCAGCTGGATCCAGGTGGAACTCGATGACATGAGAAAGGTTACGGGGATCGTGACCGAGGGCTGTTCTGAGTACTGGGGCTTCAAACTGGAGATGAAGCTGAGTGTTGATGGGAGAACCTGGGCTACGCACCCGGACGGGCAG TTTATCGGCGGCGGGACTCGCGTCTTCGGCACCCCCGTGTCCACAAAGTACATCCGCATTCTACCGCTGGAGGTGGGTGTTGACTTCGGCCTCCGCTTTGACATCTTAGGATGCGCGCTTGACG ATGCGGCAGCCTGCGGCAGAAAGTTCAACAGCCTCCACTTCACCAATTGGAAGAT CTTCCACTGTCCACCAGAATGTGCCAATGCCAACCACAAAGTCTTTGGAACGTTGATCTACGACGAG GACCCAACAACCGTGTCGGCCTCGCCGAGGACTGCGTGGCCATGTCGCGAAGG ACTGGAAGATGGAAGCAGATGTCCTGCGCGCAAGTCAACGGCTTCATGTGCAAGATGGCCACAGCGCATTATGGAATGA
- the LOC144052371 gene encoding C-type mannose receptor 2-like isoform X2 has product MRTRTPAALLMLVLFCAADGRSTCDMANGWDRHGSSCYKKMKAFNGWLGARHHCVWEGGDLVSLTSADQETFVKEQMGYDTLFWIGLSNLKCDRAWCQYEAGRETLTWSNARVTATYANWDGGHVGSTSPDSSKAESCAYILNGRWRRGPCTFRLTYMCERSLNDCPDGRMCSYKDYGYGYNRVDTFDCDAGGFLYGDSCYYVGDSDKTWQASEDFCQAQKGHLASVHSEHEAKFLADHIGLYHTIGLRRNINNSMYEWSDGTPTDWIRWLFDNHGYKREDCVSLSYSGQFVDFKCNYNSFICKKENIRRSLLWPPGWSDKCGWWWVDNPSNDFCYLMGRKPIKTWKEARDECVRRQGDLLSITDSHEQAFIQGLLAFLPRAPSLWLGAYVTIAEDGGKWTDGSPLSYVHLNADNPGDPPGGRCLSLLTANGRWKVDDCQKKSGYICKRRGKGKTPEPPRPHDGFMERLVCQNSPPNLWCLGEDQDERVIRIQSAFYGRRSGSVCPAVGGSNGSCTVEGVLSHYRRHCDKRRKCHIALLKETTCPAVSKYLEMVYSCEQKVCLDSLGVANRSIADWQFKASSSMSAFTPEKARLNGKSCWKPSEDANGSWIQVELDDMRKVTGIVTEGCSEYWGFKLEMKLSVDGRTWATHPDGQFIGGGTRVFGTPVSTKYIRILPLEVGVDFGLRFDILGCALDDAAACGRKFNSLHFTNWKIFHCPPECANANHKVFGTLIYDEDPTTVSASPRTAWPCREGLEDGSRCPARKSTASCARWPQRIME; this is encoded by the exons ATGAGGACGAGGACGCCGGCCGCGCTCCTGATGCTCGTCTTGTTTTGTGCAG CCGATGGGAGGTCAACATGTGATATGGCCAACGGGTGGGACCGGCACGGCTCCAGCTGCTACAAGAAGATGAAGGCCTTCAACGGTTGGCTGGGGGCCCGTCACCACTGCGTCTGGGAAGGCGGCGACCTGGTCTCCCTCACCTCGGCGGACCAGGAAACCTTCGTCAAGGAGCAAATGGGCTACGACACGCTGTTCTGGATCGGACTCTCCAATCTG AAATGCGACAGGGCCTGGTGTCAATATGAAGCGGGAAGAGAGACTCTGACGTGGTCCAACGCCCGCGTAACGGCGACCTACGCCAACTGGGACGGAGGTCATGTCGGAAG CACTTCTCCCGACAGCTCCAAAGCTGAGTCCTGCGCGTACATCCTCAATGGCAGGTGGAGACGCGGCCCGTGCACATTCCGGTTGACGTACATGTGCGAGCGGTCGCTGAACG ACTGCCCGGACGGACGGATGTGTTCCTACAAAGACTACGGTTACGGTTACAATCGAGTGGACA CTTTCGACTGCGACGCTGGCGGCTTCCTGTACGGTGACTCTTGCTATTATGTTGGGGACTCGGACAAAACTTGGCAGGCATCTGAGGACTTTTGCCAAGCACAGAAAGGTCACCTGGCCAGTGTCCACTCAGAGCATGAGGCTAAATTCTTGGCTG ATCACATTGGACTATACCATACCATAGGACTCCGTAGGAACATCAACAACAGCATGTATGAGTGGAGTGACGGAACACCTACA GACTGGATACGTTGGCTTTTTGACAATCACGGATACAAGCGGGAGGATTGCGTATCGCTAAGTTATAGTGGACAATTTGTGGACTTCAAATGCAACTACAATTCATTCATCTGTAAAAAAG AAAATATCCGAAGGTCTCTTCTTTGGCCGCCAG GCTGGAGTGACAAGTGTGGCTGGTGGTGGGTGGACAACCCCTCCAACGACTTCTGCTACCTGATGGGCCGCAAGCCCATCAAGACCTGGAAGGAGGCGCGAGACGAGTGTGTCCGCCGCCAAGGCGACCTGCTCAGCATCACCGACTCACACGAGCAGGCCTTCATACAAG GTCTCTTGGCATTTCTGCCGCGCGCACCCTCTCTGTGGTTGGGCGCATACGTCACCATCGCCGAAGACGGCGGCAAGTGGACTGATGGATCCCCGTTGAGTTACGTCCACTTAAATGCAG ATAATCCTGGTGACCCCCCTGGTGGACGGTGTCTTTCCTTACTCACTGCCAACGGCCGCTGGAAAGTTGACGACTGCCAGAAAAAAAGCGGCTACATCTGCAAGAGAAGAGGAAAAG GAAAAACTCCAGAGCCTCCACGGCCTCATGACG GCTTTATGGAACGCCTTGTATGCCAGAACTCGCCCCCCAACCTCTGGTGTCTGGGTGAAGATCAGGATGAAAGGGTCATCCGCATCCAGTCGGCCTTTTACGGACGAAGGAGTGGATCCGTTTGTCCAGCCGTCGGAGGATCCAACG GGAGCTGCACAGTGGAAGGAGTCCTCTCTCACTACAGGAGACATTGTGACAAGCGGCGCAAGTGCCACATTGCGCTTTTGAAGGAGACGACCTGCCCTGCCGTCTCCAAATACCTGGAGATGGTCTACAGCTGTGAACAGAAGG TGTGTCTTGACAGTCTGGGCGTCGCAAACAGAAGCATCGCAGACTGGCAGTTTAAAGCCTCCTCCTCTATGAGCGCCTTCACCCCCGAGAAAGCCCGCCTGAACGGGAAGTCCTGCTGGAAGCCGTCAGAAGATG CCAACGGCAGCTGGATCCAGGTGGAACTCGATGACATGAGAAAGGTTACGGGGATCGTGACCGAGGGCTGTTCTGAGTACTGGGGCTTCAAACTGGAGATGAAGCTGAGTGTTGATGGGAGAACCTGGGCTACGCACCCGGACGGGCAG TTTATCGGCGGCGGGACTCGCGTCTTCGGCACCCCCGTGTCCACAAAGTACATCCGCATTCTACCGCTGGAGGTGGGTGTTGACTTCGGCCTCCGCTTTGACATCTTAGGATGCGCGCTTGACG ATGCGGCAGCCTGCGGCAGAAAGTTCAACAGCCTCCACTTCACCAATTGGAAGAT CTTCCACTGTCCACCAGAATGTGCCAATGCCAACCACAAAGTCTTTGGAACGTTGATCTACGACGAG GACCCAACAACCGTGTCGGCCTCGCCGAGGACTGCGTGGCCATGTCGCGAAGG ACTGGAAGATGGAAGCAGATGTCCTGCGCGCAAGTCAACGGCTTCATGTGCAAGATGGCCACAGCGCATTATGGAATGA
- the LOC144052371 gene encoding uncharacterized protein LOC144052371 isoform X4, whose protein sequence is MRVSLSSTSPDSSKAESCAYILNGRWRRGPCTFRLTYMCERSLNDCPDGRMCSYKDYGYGYNRVDTFDCDAGGFLYGDSCYYVGDSDKTWQASEDFCQAQKGHLASVHSEHEAKFLADHIGLYHTIGLRRNINNSMYEWSDGTPTDWIRWLFDNHGYKREDCVSLSYSGQFVDFKCNYNSFICKKENIRRSLLWPPGWSDKCGWWWVDNPSNDFCYLMGRKPIKTWKEARDECVRRQGDLLSITDSHEQAFIQGLLAFLPRAPSLWLGAYVTIAEDGGKWTDGSPLSYVHLNADNPGDPPGGRCLSLLTANGRWKVDDCQKKSGYICKRRGKGKTPEPPRPHDGFMERLVCQNSPPNLWCLGEDQDERVIRIQSAFYGRRSGSVCPAVGGSNGSCTVEGVLSHYRRHCDKRRKCHIALLKETTCPAVSKYLEMVYSCEQKVCLDSLGVANRSIADWQFKASSSMSAFTPEKARLNGKSCWKPSEDANGSWIQVELDDMRKVTGIVTEGCSEYWGFKLEMKLSVDGRTWATHPDGQFIGGGTRVFGTPVSTKYIRILPLEVGVDFGLRFDILGCALDDAAACGRKFNSLHFTNWKIFHCPPECANANHKVFGTLIYDEDPTTVSASPRTAWPCREGLEDGSRCPARKSTASCARWPQRIME, encoded by the exons ATGCGTGTCTCGCTTTCCAGCACTTCTCCCGACAGCTCCAAAGCTGAGTCCTGCGCGTACATCCTCAATGGCAGGTGGAGACGCGGCCCGTGCACATTCCGGTTGACGTACATGTGCGAGCGGTCGCTGAACG ACTGCCCGGACGGACGGATGTGTTCCTACAAAGACTACGGTTACGGTTACAATCGAGTGGACA CTTTCGACTGCGACGCTGGCGGCTTCCTGTACGGTGACTCTTGCTATTATGTTGGGGACTCGGACAAAACTTGGCAGGCATCTGAGGACTTTTGCCAAGCACAGAAAGGTCACCTGGCCAGTGTCCACTCAGAGCATGAGGCTAAATTCTTGGCTG ATCACATTGGACTATACCATACCATAGGACTCCGTAGGAACATCAACAACAGCATGTATGAGTGGAGTGACGGAACACCTACA GACTGGATACGTTGGCTTTTTGACAATCACGGATACAAGCGGGAGGATTGCGTATCGCTAAGTTATAGTGGACAATTTGTGGACTTCAAATGCAACTACAATTCATTCATCTGTAAAAAAG AAAATATCCGAAGGTCTCTTCTTTGGCCGCCAG GCTGGAGTGACAAGTGTGGCTGGTGGTGGGTGGACAACCCCTCCAACGACTTCTGCTACCTGATGGGCCGCAAGCCCATCAAGACCTGGAAGGAGGCGCGAGACGAGTGTGTCCGCCGCCAAGGCGACCTGCTCAGCATCACCGACTCACACGAGCAGGCCTTCATACAAG GTCTCTTGGCATTTCTGCCGCGCGCACCCTCTCTGTGGTTGGGCGCATACGTCACCATCGCCGAAGACGGCGGCAAGTGGACTGATGGATCCCCGTTGAGTTACGTCCACTTAAATGCAG ATAATCCTGGTGACCCCCCTGGTGGACGGTGTCTTTCCTTACTCACTGCCAACGGCCGCTGGAAAGTTGACGACTGCCAGAAAAAAAGCGGCTACATCTGCAAGAGAAGAGGAAAAG GAAAAACTCCAGAGCCTCCACGGCCTCATGACG GCTTTATGGAACGCCTTGTATGCCAGAACTCGCCCCCCAACCTCTGGTGTCTGGGTGAAGATCAGGATGAAAGGGTCATCCGCATCCAGTCGGCCTTTTACGGACGAAGGAGTGGATCCGTTTGTCCAGCCGTCGGAGGATCCAACG GGAGCTGCACAGTGGAAGGAGTCCTCTCTCACTACAGGAGACATTGTGACAAGCGGCGCAAGTGCCACATTGCGCTTTTGAAGGAGACGACCTGCCCTGCCGTCTCCAAATACCTGGAGATGGTCTACAGCTGTGAACAGAAGG TGTGTCTTGACAGTCTGGGCGTCGCAAACAGAAGCATCGCAGACTGGCAGTTTAAAGCCTCCTCCTCTATGAGCGCCTTCACCCCCGAGAAAGCCCGCCTGAACGGGAAGTCCTGCTGGAAGCCGTCAGAAGATG CCAACGGCAGCTGGATCCAGGTGGAACTCGATGACATGAGAAAGGTTACGGGGATCGTGACCGAGGGCTGTTCTGAGTACTGGGGCTTCAAACTGGAGATGAAGCTGAGTGTTGATGGGAGAACCTGGGCTACGCACCCGGACGGGCAG TTTATCGGCGGCGGGACTCGCGTCTTCGGCACCCCCGTGTCCACAAAGTACATCCGCATTCTACCGCTGGAGGTGGGTGTTGACTTCGGCCTCCGCTTTGACATCTTAGGATGCGCGCTTGACG ATGCGGCAGCCTGCGGCAGAAAGTTCAACAGCCTCCACTTCACCAATTGGAAGAT CTTCCACTGTCCACCAGAATGTGCCAATGCCAACCACAAAGTCTTTGGAACGTTGATCTACGACGAG GACCCAACAACCGTGTCGGCCTCGCCGAGGACTGCGTGGCCATGTCGCGAAGG ACTGGAAGATGGAAGCAGATGTCCTGCGCGCAAGTCAACGGCTTCATGTGCAAGATGGCCACAGCGCATTATGGAATGA